Proteins from one Pirellulales bacterium genomic window:
- a CDS encoding DUF502 domain-containing protein, protein MRAALNWILRQGIVSTFLSGLFVILPIIVTLAILAWLVEQLQSVLGPSSTLGQAMRRVGLQFVGDDATAWIIGLLATFAGIWLLGVLVKTRARNRIQAAIDAVIGNIPVVKPIYGTVSQIVALLNRSEQPAELAGMNVVFCTLDSATGPGFVCLLASPSVFRFGDREFRAVYVPTSPIPMTGWVMFVPASQVRPLDMSADEMMQIYLSLGVRTPNVVPQGHVMAAETSLDKGQALGRTND, encoded by the coding sequence ATGCGCGCGGCGCTGAACTGGATCCTTCGCCAAGGCATCGTCTCGACATTCCTGTCGGGCCTGTTCGTCATCTTGCCGATCATCGTCACGCTCGCGATCCTGGCCTGGCTCGTCGAACAATTGCAGTCGGTGCTCGGTCCCAGCAGCACGCTGGGCCAGGCGATGCGCCGCGTCGGTTTGCAGTTCGTCGGCGACGACGCCACGGCCTGGATCATTGGCCTGCTCGCCACCTTTGCGGGAATTTGGCTGTTGGGCGTGCTGGTGAAGACGCGTGCGCGAAATCGCATTCAGGCAGCCATCGATGCCGTGATCGGCAACATTCCTGTCGTGAAGCCGATCTACGGCACCGTGTCGCAGATCGTCGCCTTGCTGAATCGCAGCGAGCAGCCGGCCGAACTGGCCGGCATGAACGTGGTGTTCTGCACGCTCGACAGCGCCACCGGCCCGGGGTTTGTCTGTCTGCTCGCGTCGCCTTCGGTGTTTCGCTTCGGAGATCGCGAATTTCGCGCTGTCTATGTGCCGACATCCCCGATCCCCATGACTGGCTGGGTGATGTTCGTGCCGGCCAGCCAGGTCCGCCCGCTCGACATGTCGGCCGACGAGATGATGCAGATCTACCTCTCGCTGGGAGTCCGCACGCCAAACGTCGTCCCGCAGGGGCACGTCATGGCGGCCGAAACCTCCCTCGACAAGGGGCAAGCTCTGGGACGAACCAACGATTAA
- a CDS encoding PadR family transcriptional regulator — MTKTRSNPDFLNGVPELLILRLLCERPMYGYELVQAIRSATDDRLSFGEGCVYPILHRLEAEGSLVAKREKAGGRSRVVYRVTKEGQGRLARAIDQWKLVVDAVGRVLTGGAAYVQAALA, encoded by the coding sequence ATGACGAAGACGCGTTCCAACCCCGACTTTCTCAACGGTGTGCCCGAGTTGTTGATCCTGCGGCTGCTCTGCGAGCGGCCCATGTACGGCTACGAGCTGGTGCAGGCGATTCGCTCGGCGACGGACGATCGATTGTCGTTTGGCGAGGGCTGCGTCTATCCCATCTTGCACCGGCTCGAGGCCGAGGGATCGCTCGTGGCCAAGCGCGAAAAAGCCGGTGGTCGGAGTCGTGTGGTGTATCGAGTGACCAAGGAAGGTCAGGGTCGGCTGGCGCGCGCGATCGATCAGTGGAAGCTGGTCGTCGACGCAGTCGGCCGCGTGCTCACAGGAGGAGCCGCATATGTCCAAGCCGCACTGGCTTAG
- a CDS encoding J domain-containing protein — MKDWPNSTELTAVVFLASLIGALVVGGYVFMVVDFRAYLRSLKRALMVVMQFNPALPAWMQQETPRCLKVFGLSQPCTEADLLKAYRNRVKQLHPDRGGDQRKFMLLQAHFEQAQSILRERAEAE; from the coding sequence TTGAAGGACTGGCCCAATTCGACCGAGCTGACGGCCGTCGTCTTCCTCGCGTCGCTCATTGGCGCGCTGGTCGTCGGCGGCTACGTCTTCATGGTCGTCGACTTCCGCGCCTATCTCCGCTCGCTCAAACGGGCCTTGATGGTGGTCATGCAATTCAACCCGGCACTACCCGCCTGGATGCAACAGGAGACTCCGCGATGCCTGAAGGTGTTCGGCCTGTCGCAGCCCTGCACCGAGGCCGACCTGCTCAAGGCGTATCGCAATCGCGTCAAGCAGCTCCATCCCGACCGTGGCGGTGACCAGCGCAAATTCATGCTGTTGCAGGCCCACTTCGAACAGGCCCAGAGCATCCTCCGCGAACGAGCCGAAGCAGAGTAG
- a CDS encoding SDR family oxidoreductase: MSNLDGVHCLIAGGTGSVGEAIVRVFLRAGATVVVPSRTQVALDRLSEYLGDDAASPRLMTVVGNVGDPADAVRVRDEVLSRVGRLDAVVASLGGTWDERLKLVDVPFETWRNYWDSNLSPHFVAARTWLPVLAGRQGSSYTLLGGLSAVMPIAQYGVVSVNSAGQLMLARVLMEEMKDTCVRINQVMFGYIHTRARAAHARPEWITAEEVGEFCAYLASAAGACVGSGVIQLGNRPPRR, translated from the coding sequence ATGTCCAATCTCGATGGAGTCCATTGCCTGATCGCCGGGGGAACGGGAAGCGTCGGCGAAGCCATCGTGCGCGTCTTCTTGCGAGCCGGGGCCACGGTCGTCGTCCCCTCGCGTACCCAGGTGGCCCTCGATCGGCTGAGCGAATATCTCGGCGACGATGCCGCGAGCCCGCGGCTGATGACTGTGGTCGGCAACGTCGGCGATCCGGCGGACGCCGTGCGCGTTCGCGACGAGGTGCTCAGTCGCGTCGGCCGACTCGATGCCGTGGTCGCGTCGCTCGGCGGCACCTGGGACGAACGGCTCAAATTGGTCGACGTGCCCTTCGAAACCTGGCGCAATTACTGGGACAGCAACCTCTCGCCGCATTTTGTGGCGGCCCGAACCTGGCTGCCCGTCCTAGCCGGCCGGCAGGGGTCCAGCTACACGCTGCTAGGTGGCCTCTCAGCCGTGATGCCGATCGCCCAATACGGTGTCGTCTCCGTCAACAGCGCCGGCCAGTTGATGTTGGCCCGGGTCTTGATGGAAGAAATGAAAGACACCTGCGTGCGGATCAACCAGGTCATGTTCGGTTATATCCACACCCGCGCCCGCGCGGCGCATGCCCGGCCCGAGTGGATTACGGCCGAAGAAGTCGGCGAATTCTGCGCCTATCTGGCATCGGCCGCAGGCGCCTGCGTGGGATCGGGCGTGATCCAATTGGGCAACCGTCCGCCGCGCCGGTAA